One window of Cryptobacterium curtum DSM 15641 genomic DNA carries:
- a CDS encoding YraN family protein produces the protein MAARKTKDEQSTGKAAKRSNTKTQSKPSVDSSTTHAMHEKENSIEQRKESSSINTVAPTNKSQNNRELGRRGEDAAAAFLTRRGYEIVERNWMCQAGEADIIAQGEGSIHFIEVKTRSSAARGFPSEAVDAKKRSRYERIAECYLRSCNNLPEMRVTFDVISILATGESRAFLRMHRDVLASDCAM, from the coding sequence ATGGCCGCTCGAAAAACAAAAGACGAACAATCTACTGGTAAAGCCGCTAAACGTAGCAATACGAAGACTCAGTCGAAACCATCTGTTGATTCTTCTACAACGCATGCTATGCATGAGAAAGAAAATAGCATTGAACAGCGAAAAGAATCCTCTTCAATCAACACAGTAGCACCAACGAACAAGTCACAGAACAATCGCGAACTTGGACGACGGGGAGAAGATGCAGCTGCGGCATTTCTTACGCGGCGGGGCTATGAAATAGTTGAGCGCAATTGGATGTGTCAGGCTGGCGAGGCGGACATCATTGCACAGGGCGAGGGAAGCATTCATTTTATCGAAGTAAAAACGCGTTCGAGTGCTGCCCGTGGGTTTCCTTCCGAAGCGGTCGATGCAAAAAAGCGCAGTCGTTATGAGCGAATTGCAGAGTGCTACCTCAGGTCGTGCAACAATTTACCCGAGATGCGGGTGACTTTTGATGTTATTTCCATCCTTGCTACGGGTGAAAGTCGCGCATTCTTGCGTATGCATCGCGATGTGCTTGCGAGTGATTGCGCGATGTGA
- the rplS gene encoding 50S ribosomal protein L19 produces MDIIRAIEQQQIKQDLPDFQAGDTVKVHYRITEGNRERIQVFQGDVIRRQGASNRETFTVRKVSFSVGVERTFPVHSPKIDHIEVVRRGAVRRAKLYYLRDKVGKAAKIKEKSF; encoded by the coding sequence ATGGATATCATCCGCGCTATCGAGCAGCAGCAAATTAAACAGGATCTCCCTGATTTTCAGGCGGGTGATACGGTAAAGGTGCACTATCGCATTACCGAAGGTAATCGCGAACGTATTCAGGTTTTCCAAGGCGATGTTATCCGTCGTCAGGGCGCAAGCAACCGTGAGACATTCACCGTCCGCAAGGTCAGCTTTTCTGTTGGTGTTGAGCGTACCTTCCCTGTGCACTCTCCGAAGATTGATCACATCGAAGTTGTCCGCCGTGGTGCCGTCCGTCGTGCCAAGCTGTACTATCTGCGCGATAAGGTAGGTAAGGCCGCCAAGATTAAAGAAAAATCCTTCTAG
- a CDS encoding AzlD domain-containing protein, whose translation MTASSFLLVYGICIATMLICRCVPLFALKGRELPADVRMALELIPPAAFAALVANDLFKPSMFDAGIAASMVPLVSAALVVIVAWRTHSLIGCACAGIVAYALLAAFFGM comes from the coding sequence ATGACCGCATCGAGCTTCTTGCTTGTTTATGGCATATGTATCGCAACGATGCTTATCTGCCGTTGCGTACCGCTGTTTGCACTTAAAGGCCGCGAATTGCCAGCTGATGTACGAATGGCATTAGAACTGATTCCGCCAGCTGCTTTCGCGGCGCTTGTTGCGAATGATTTGTTCAAGCCCAGTATGTTTGATGCTGGTATAGCAGCGAGTATGGTGCCGCTGGTGTCGGCGGCGCTTGTTGTTATCGTCGCATGGCGCACGCATTCCCTCATTGGCTGTGCGTGTGCGGGTATTGTAGCTTATGCACTCCTTGCGGCGTTTTTCGGCATGTAA
- a CDS encoding AzlC family ABC transporter permease yields MSIKHCLQTAFSAALPIMAGYLAIGVPCGIMEAQIGLSPWLAFVVSMTFYSGAGQFMVGGMQLAGAPAASIIASVSFVNTRQMLYAAAFSPYFAQVRKPLSFFFSATVTDESFGVNLTRFQQGSWTPAQATAVNVLCMFSWAAANALGAVAGDALPIPAAIASFAMTSIFICLLVSQRHNRITAVVVAVSMLSVCLFKIVGLEGPAILFGACLGVACGLVVRKRVSA; encoded by the coding sequence ATGTCGATTAAACACTGTCTACAAACCGCTTTTTCTGCTGCGCTTCCCATCATGGCGGGTTATCTCGCTATTGGCGTTCCCTGTGGCATTATGGAAGCGCAGATTGGACTCAGTCCGTGGTTAGCCTTTGTGGTGAGCATGACGTTCTATTCAGGGGCAGGACAATTCATGGTAGGTGGCATGCAGCTTGCTGGTGCACCCGCGGCATCAATTATTGCAAGCGTATCGTTTGTTAATACGCGACAGATGCTGTACGCAGCAGCTTTTTCGCCTTATTTCGCCCAGGTACGAAAGCCGCTTTCATTTTTCTTTTCCGCCACCGTAACCGATGAAAGTTTTGGTGTAAATCTTACCCGGTTTCAACAGGGCTCGTGGACTCCTGCACAGGCAACAGCGGTCAACGTACTCTGCATGTTCTCGTGGGCAGCGGCTAATGCGCTCGGCGCGGTGGCTGGCGATGCTTTGCCGATACCGGCGGCAATTGCTTCGTTTGCGATGACTTCTATCTTTATCTGCCTGCTTGTGTCGCAACGTCATAACCGCATCACTGCAGTTGTTGTTGCGGTGAGCATGCTTAGTGTTTGCTTGTTTAAGATCGTTGGCCTTGAAGGGCCGGCCATTCTGTTTGGTGCTTGCTTGGGGGTTGCCTGCGGTTTGGTCGTGCGAAAGAGGGTGAGCGCATGA
- a CDS encoding ribonuclease HII, whose amino-acid sequence MNQRRQTVQDIVSRLQKADAESFAVFERSLASDTRKGIQQALKRARHRLQAQAAEQQRLEELYTLQAQAADGGVSVGLDEVGRGPLAGPLTVAAVVLPEAPHIAHLNDSKQLSASRREEVAAAVKDVAIAWSVQHIAPEDIDDAGMSACLRRAFGRAVAAVETAGVAIDVVLLDGNPLHFDVRERTFIKGDARLACIAAASVVAKVERDELMTQAAQTYPVYGFDRNKGYGSAEHIAAIKKYGLCPLHRRSFCHSFVQESLF is encoded by the coding sequence ATGAATCAGCGTCGACAGACAGTTCAAGACATTGTTTCTCGCTTGCAAAAAGCTGATGCGGAATCATTTGCCGTGTTTGAGCGCTCTTTGGCGTCTGATACGCGTAAGGGAATTCAACAGGCTCTTAAACGCGCGCGACATCGCTTACAGGCACAAGCCGCTGAACAGCAGCGTCTTGAAGAACTCTATACTTTGCAGGCACAAGCCGCAGATGGTGGAGTGTCTGTCGGTCTTGATGAAGTCGGTCGCGGACCACTTGCCGGCCCTTTGACAGTAGCGGCAGTGGTGCTGCCTGAAGCGCCGCACATTGCACATCTCAACGATTCAAAGCAACTTTCTGCCAGTCGTCGTGAAGAGGTGGCTGCTGCCGTTAAAGATGTTGCAATTGCCTGGTCAGTTCAACATATAGCGCCCGAAGATATTGATGATGCGGGAATGTCTGCCTGCCTGCGACGTGCTTTTGGTCGTGCGGTAGCGGCGGTTGAGACCGCAGGTGTTGCCATTGATGTCGTGTTGCTTGATGGAAACCCCCTTCATTTTGATGTGCGTGAACGCACGTTTATTAAAGGGGACGCACGCCTAGCCTGCATTGCTGCTGCGTCAGTGGTGGCTAAAGTTGAACGAGATGAGCTTATGACTCAGGCAGCACAAACATATCCCGTTTATGGTTTTGACCGAAATAAGGGCTACGGCTCTGCTGAACACATTGCTGCTATTAAAAAGTATGGTCTTTGCCCACTTCATCGACGCAGTTTTTGTCATTCCTTTGTTCAGGAATCACTGTTTTAA